In Pseudomonadota bacterium, a genomic segment contains:
- a CDS encoding DUF4112 domain-containing protein, translating to MSGSSQLTPAHEQTLTRVRRLAWLLDHAIAIPGTRIRFGLDGIIGLLPGVGDAASLVLGSLIVWWSYRFDLPLRARLTMVWHLLLDGVLGLVPLVGDLLDLQYKANHRNVTLLLEQLEREPLPPTVWQRVLGVMIPLALVMMALGLLLLPVWLLFSLF from the coding sequence ATGTCCGGATCCTCTCAGCTGACTCCTGCCCATGAGCAAACGTTAACGCGCGTGCGGCGTCTCGCCTGGCTGCTGGATCACGCAATCGCCATTCCCGGGACCCGGATCCGGTTTGGCCTCGACGGCATCATCGGTTTGCTGCCGGGTGTCGGTGACGCCGCCAGCCTGGTGCTGGGCAGTCTGATCGTCTGGTGGTCTTACCGCTTCGATTTACCGCTGCGAGCTCGGCTCACCATGGTTTGGCACCTGCTGCTCGACGGGGTGCTGGGGTTGGTGCCGCTGGTCGGCGACCTGCTGGACCTGCAGTACAAAGCAAACCATCGGAACGTGACGCTCTTGCTTGAACAGCTGGAACGGGAGCCGCTGCCACCAACGGTTTGGCAGCGGGTGCTGGGTGTGATGATTCCCCTGGCGTTGGTGATGATGGCGCTAGGCTTGCTGCTGCTCCCCGTCTGGCTGCTGTTTAGCCTGTTCTGA